One Solanum pennellii chromosome 9, SPENNV200 DNA segment encodes these proteins:
- the LOC107029173 gene encoding epimerase family protein SDR39U1 homolog, chloroplastic encodes MSTMGIASTFSWTNSISSTIQFPQAHTQLIGGESKRVTFWCVNANIDSASSPKESKMIVSVTGATGFVGKRLVQRLHADKHQIRVLTRSRSTAQSIFPVKEFPGIVIAEEPEWKNCIEGSTAVVNLAGTSISTRWSSEIKKDIKQSRIRVTSKVVELINNSKDDARPKILISATAVGYYGTSETEVFDEKSPSGNDYLAEVCREWEAAALKVNKDVRLALIRIGVVLGKDGGALAKMIPLFMMFAGGPLGSGKQWFSWIHLDDLVDLIYEALSNPSYKGVINGTAPNPVRLGEMCEQLGSTLGRPSWLPVPEIALKAVLGEGASVVLDGQKVVPTKAKELGFSFKYRYIKDALKAIMS; translated from the exons ATGAGTACCATGGGAATAGCAAGTACATTTTCATGGACAAATTCCATTTCTTCAACTATTCAATTCCCTCAAGCTCACACTCAATTAATT GGAGGTGAGTCTAAAAGAGTTACATTTTGGTGTGTGAATGCAAACATAGACTCTGCTTCATCTCCAAAG GAAAGTAAGATGATTGTATCAGTTACTGGAGCTACTGGTTTTGTTGGGAAAAGATTGGTGCAAAGATTGCATGCAG ATAAGCATCAGATTCGAGTGTTGACAAGGTCAAGATCCACAGCACAATCAATATTTCCGG TTAAAGAGTTCCCGGGAATAGTAATTGCCGAGGAGCCAGAGTGGAAAAACTGCATCGAAGGTTCAACAGCTGTTGTGAATTTGGCTGGAACATCCATTAGTACTAGATGGTCCTCTGAG ATCAAGAAGGATATCAAGCAAAGCAGGATTAGAGTAACCTCCAAG GTTGtagaattaatcaataattcaaAGGATGATGCCCGTCCCAAAATTTTAATAAGTGCAACAGCAGTTGGTTATTATG GAACCAGCGAGACGGAAGTGTTTGATGAGAAAAGTCCATCTGGAAATGATTACTTGGCTGAG GTTTGTAGAGAATGGGAGGCAGCTGCTCTCAAAGTCAATAAGGATGTTAGGCTTGCTCTAATTCGTATTGGCGTTGTCCTCGGAAAAGACGGTGGTGCTTTAG CTAAAATGATTCCTCTCTTCATGATGTTTGCTGGTGGACCTTTGGGCTCTGGAAAGCAATG GTTTTCTTGGATTCATCTCGATGACCTCGTGGATTTGATATACGAAGCTTTATCCAATCCATCCTATAAAG GGGTGATAAATGGAACAGCACCGAATCCTGTACGTCTGGGAGAAATGTGTGAACAACTAGGATCGACGTTAGGAAGACCTTCGTGGCTACCGGTACCAGAAATTGCACTGAAAGCTGTACTTGGAGAGGGTGCATCAGTG GTGTTGGACGGACAAAAGGTGGTTCCAACGAAGGCTAAGGAGTTGGGTTTTTCGTTCAAATACAGGTATATCAAAGACGCATTGAAAGCAATCATGTCATGA
- the LOC107029228 gene encoding N-alpha-acetyltransferase MAK3, whose translation METRSENEPEVDIKASEIKYVSYGGEHHLPLIMNLVDEELSEPYSIFTYRYFVYLWPQLSFMAFHKGKCIGTVVCKMGDHRGTFRGYIAMLVVLKPYRGKGIATELVTRSIKVMMESGCEEVTLEAEVTNKGALALYGRLGFIRAKRLFRYYLNGVDAFRLKLLFPRVEPQPLNSMADAGDESFEYKEHTHCGENPPCCQHNM comes from the exons ATGGAGACAAGGAGTGAAAATGAACCAGAAGTAGACATCAAGGCAtcagaaataaaatatgttagCTATGGGGGTGAACATCATCTACCTCTTATCATGAACCTTGTTGACGAAGAGCTCAGCGAGCCCTACTCTATCTTCACTTACCGCTACTTTGTCTATCTTTGGCCACAACTGTCTTTTATG GCCTTCCATAAGGGGAAATGTATAGGGACGGTGGTCTGCAAGATGGGAGATCATCGTGGTACGTTCAGAGGTTACATTGCGATGCTTGTGGTGCTTAAGCCTTACAGAGGCAAAGGAATCG CTACAGAACTTGTCACGAGATCAATCAAGGTGATGATGGAATCTGGTTGTGAAGAG GTGACTTTGGAAGCTGAAGTAACAAATAAAGGAGCACTCGCTTTGTATGGTCGTCTTGGATTTATTAGAGCAAAGAGACTTTTTCGTTATTATTTGAATGGTGTAGATGCTTTCCGGCTCAAGCTATTATTTCCTCGCGTAGAACCACAGCCCTTAAATTCCATGGCAGATGCTGGTGATGAGAGCTTTGAGTATAAAGAGCACACACATTGTGGAGAAAATCCCCCTTGTTGCCAACACAACATGTAA